The following are from one region of the Halobacteriovorax vibrionivorans genome:
- the sufD gene encoding Fe-S cluster assembly protein SufD translates to MNIQELTDQYISDLGNYTKSQSNKEAFDNFKARGLPHTKMEDWLYTKLTDVLPENFKVTTQEAMLKNVKVAGKYQAVFLNGKYSKADSFLPEEITLEEVDLVAEDANCDEQDIFAMLNASAVEKVINITVPKNYVADDIISIVHLSDFEGEFSLPRIHVNADKFSKAEFVEIFTGSETKAYNISSVTNFKIADSANISHIKVQREGLNAFHAGSVNADIARDANFNSFTFTTGAKKSRNEIRVRMNDVGATCSVDGLYAINGEQHTDNFSLISHIKEKTESSQLFKGVLDDKARGVFTGKVLVCRDAQLVNSEQLNKNLLLSKKAHVDTRPQLEVYADDVKCAHGATVGQMSDEEAFYLQSRGLSKERVQKLLIHAFCSDAIMKIENQKLQDFLSEILFDSFEKEAFDHLDQSEAK, encoded by the coding sequence ATGAATATCCAAGAACTGACAGATCAATATATAAGTGACTTAGGAAATTATACTAAATCACAATCAAATAAAGAGGCCTTTGATAATTTCAAGGCCCGTGGTCTTCCACATACGAAAATGGAAGATTGGCTTTACACAAAGCTTACTGATGTTCTCCCTGAAAACTTCAAAGTGACAACACAAGAAGCGATGTTAAAGAACGTAAAAGTAGCTGGTAAGTACCAAGCAGTATTTCTAAATGGTAAATACTCAAAAGCAGACTCATTTCTACCTGAAGAAATCACTTTAGAAGAAGTCGACCTTGTAGCAGAAGATGCAAATTGTGACGAACAAGATATCTTTGCAATGCTAAACGCTTCAGCAGTTGAAAAAGTTATCAATATCACAGTTCCAAAAAACTATGTTGCTGATGATATTATTTCAATTGTTCACCTATCTGATTTTGAAGGAGAATTTTCACTTCCAAGAATTCATGTAAATGCGGATAAATTCTCAAAAGCTGAATTTGTAGAGATCTTCACTGGAAGTGAAACTAAAGCATATAATATTAGCTCTGTTACAAATTTCAAAATTGCAGATAGTGCGAATATCTCTCATATCAAGGTACAAAGAGAAGGCCTAAACGCCTTTCACGCTGGAAGTGTAAACGCAGACATTGCAAGAGATGCAAACTTCAATTCATTTACTTTTACAACAGGTGCAAAGAAGTCGCGTAATGAGATTCGTGTTCGTATGAATGATGTTGGAGCTACTTGTAGTGTTGATGGACTCTATGCCATCAATGGTGAGCAGCACACTGATAACTTCTCGTTGATTTCACATATAAAAGAAAAAACTGAAAGTTCACAATTATTTAAGGGTGTACTTGATGACAAGGCCCGCGGTGTATTCACAGGAAAAGTACTTGTTTGTCGAGATGCTCAATTAGTTAACTCTGAACAACTTAATAAAAATCTTCTTCTATCGAAGAAGGCCCACGTTGATACACGCCCACAACTTGAAGTTTACGCTGATGATGTTAAATGTGCCCACGGTGCAACTGTTGGTCAAATGAGTGATGAGGAAGCTTTCTATCTACAGTCACGTGGACTTTCAAAAGAGCGCGTTCAAAAGCTTCTTATTCATGCATTTTGCTCAGATGCAATAATGAAAATTGAAAACCAAAAGCTACAGGACTTCTTAAGTGAAATCCTATTTGATTCGTTTGAGAAAGAGGCATTTGATCACCTAGATCAAAGCGAGGCTAAATAA
- the sufB gene encoding Fe-S cluster assembly protein SufB: protein MSDTQLTKSEYKYGFFTDIETQEFPKGLNEDIVRMISAKKKEPEWLLEYRLKAFRLWKKMPMPNWAKLEIPEIDFEDLYYYAAPKSTESAPKSLDDLDPELLATFEKLGIPLSEQKRISGVAVDAVFDSVSVGTTYKEELEKVGVIFCSISEAVQDYPELVKKYLGTVVPPADNFYAALNAAVFSDGSFVYIPEGVTCPMDLSTYFRINAKETGQFERTLVVADKGSYVNYLEGCTAPQRDENQLHAAIVELIALDDAEIKYSTVQNWYAGDEQGKGGIYNFVTKRGNCLGKNSKISWTQVEAGSAITWKYPSCNLIGDNSQGAFYSVALTNNKMQADTGTKMIHIGKNTKSTIISKGISAEQSENNYRGLVKVMPSAVGAKNYSQCDSMLVGDKCSANTFPYIDVKNNSATVEHEASTSKISEDQLFYLQQRGMDMEKCISMVVNGFCSEVFKELPLEFSVEAVKLIEMKLENSIG, encoded by the coding sequence ATGAGTGATACACAGTTAACAAAGTCAGAATATAAATATGGCTTTTTTACAGACATTGAAACACAAGAATTTCCAAAGGGATTAAACGAAGACATCGTTCGTATGATCTCGGCAAAAAAGAAAGAGCCAGAATGGTTACTAGAATACCGTCTTAAAGCATTTCGTCTATGGAAGAAAATGCCAATGCCAAATTGGGCAAAGCTAGAAATTCCAGAGATCGACTTTGAAGACTTATATTACTATGCAGCTCCAAAGTCGACAGAGAGTGCTCCAAAAAGCTTAGATGATCTTGATCCTGAGCTTTTAGCAACTTTTGAAAAGTTAGGGATTCCCCTATCTGAACAAAAGAGGATTTCAGGTGTAGCTGTTGATGCTGTCTTTGACTCAGTTTCAGTTGGAACAACTTACAAAGAAGAGCTTGAAAAAGTTGGTGTTATCTTCTGCTCTATTTCAGAAGCTGTACAAGACTATCCAGAGCTTGTGAAAAAATACTTAGGAACAGTAGTTCCTCCAGCAGATAATTTCTATGCAGCACTTAATGCAGCAGTATTCTCTGATGGTTCATTCGTCTACATCCCAGAGGGTGTAACTTGTCCAATGGATTTATCGACATACTTTAGAATAAACGCTAAGGAGACAGGTCAGTTTGAGAGAACACTTGTTGTTGCTGATAAAGGAAGTTACGTAAACTACCTTGAAGGTTGTACAGCACCTCAACGAGATGAAAATCAATTACACGCGGCCATTGTTGAACTTATTGCACTAGATGATGCTGAGATTAAGTACTCAACTGTTCAAAACTGGTATGCAGGAGATGAGCAAGGAAAAGGTGGAATTTACAACTTCGTTACAAAGCGTGGTAACTGCCTAGGAAAGAACTCTAAGATTTCTTGGACACAAGTAGAAGCAGGTTCTGCAATTACTTGGAAGTACCCTTCTTGTAATCTTATCGGTGATAATTCACAAGGCGCCTTCTACTCTGTAGCTCTGACAAATAACAAAATGCAGGCCGATACTGGAACAAAGATGATCCACATTGGTAAGAATACAAAATCGACTATTATCTCAAAAGGTATCTCTGCTGAGCAATCAGAAAATAACTACCGTGGACTCGTAAAGGTTATGCCTTCTGCTGTCGGTGCAAAGAATTACTCACAATGTGATTCGATGCTAGTTGGTGATAAATGTTCAGCTAATACATTTCCATATATTGATGTAAAAAATAACAGCGCAACAGTAGAGCACGAAGCTTCAACTTCTAAGATCTCAGAAGACCAACTCTTCTACCTACAACAACGTGGGATGGATATGGAGAAATGTATCTCAATGGTTGTAAACGGTTTCTGTAGTGAAGTTTTCAAAGAGCTTCCACTTGAGTTCTCTGTTGAGGCAGTAAAGTTAATTGAGATGAAATTAGAAAATTCAATCGGATAA
- a CDS encoding RrF2 family transcriptional regulator — protein sequence MYKVSKKTQYALTALKHMQEYGHTCEENLTSAREICDKYDMPFDPVSKVMQKLNNSGILSSIKGIKGGYFLSRPLSNLNLFEVSNIIEGKVKETACDALKGKCDKYLACELISPIEKINSHVNHHLISVSLEELLMNKTGVTHE from the coding sequence ATGTATAAAGTAAGTAAGAAAACACAATACGCACTTACAGCTCTTAAGCATATGCAAGAGTATGGACACACGTGCGAAGAAAATCTTACTTCGGCCAGAGAAATTTGTGACAAATACGATATGCCATTTGATCCAGTCTCTAAGGTCATGCAGAAGTTAAATAACTCGGGAATTCTCTCTTCCATTAAAGGTATCAAAGGTGGCTACTTTCTAAGTCGTCCCCTAAGTAATCTTAATCTTTTTGAAGTAAGTAATATTATCGAAGGAAAGGTTAAAGAGACAGCATGTGATGCTCTTAAAGGAAAATGTGACAAATACTTAGCTTGCGAATTAATTTCACCAATAGAAAAAATTAACTCTCATGTGAATCACCATTTGATTTCGGTTTCACTTGAGGAGTTACTAATGAATAAAACAGGGGTCACACATGAGTGA
- the sufC gene encoding Fe-S cluster assembly ATPase SufC has protein sequence MSLLTVKDVHARVEEKEILKGISIEVKPGEVHAIMGPNGSGKSTLSKVIAGHPSFEVTDGTIDYNINGKQTNLLELEPDERAKNGIFLGFQYPIEVPGVSNIDFLLESFNEVSKAQGAAEMKKEEFREFLRPKLELLEMREEFLDRPVNTGFSGGEKKKNEILQMAVLNPKLALLDETDSGLDIDALKIVAKGVNAIKSKYNGIVLVTHYQRLLDYIVPDYVHVLSGGKIIKSGGKELALELEEKGYDWLVK, from the coding sequence ATGAGCTTACTTACAGTTAAAGATGTTCACGCAAGAGTTGAAGAAAAAGAAATCCTAAAAGGAATTTCTATTGAGGTTAAACCAGGTGAAGTACACGCTATTATGGGGCCAAATGGTTCAGGTAAAAGTACTCTATCAAAGGTAATTGCTGGTCACCCATCATTTGAAGTAACTGATGGAACAATTGATTACAATATCAATGGTAAACAAACAAACCTTCTTGAATTAGAGCCAGATGAAAGAGCAAAGAATGGTATCTTTCTTGGTTTTCAATACCCTATTGAAGTACCTGGAGTTTCAAATATTGATTTCTTACTAGAGTCATTTAATGAAGTTTCAAAAGCACAAGGTGCTGCTGAAATGAAAAAAGAAGAATTTAGAGAATTTCTAAGACCAAAGCTAGAACTACTAGAGATGAGAGAAGAATTTCTCGATCGCCCAGTAAACACTGGTTTTTCTGGTGGAGAGAAAAAGAAGAACGAAATTCTTCAAATGGCCGTACTTAATCCAAAACTTGCACTACTAGATGAAACAGATTCTGGCCTAGATATCGATGCACTTAAGATTGTTGCAAAAGGTGTTAATGCTATTAAATCAAAATATAATGGAATTGTTCTTGTAACTCACTACCAAAGACTTCTTGATTATATTGTTCCTGACTATGTTCATGTACTTAGTGGTGGAAAAATTATTAAGTCAGGTGGAAAAGAACTTGCACTAGAGCTAGAAGAAAAAGGTTACGACTGGCTAGTTAAGTAA